The Anaerosoma tenue genome has a window encoding:
- a CDS encoding ATP-binding protein: MSKSVEVIDITPHQTLMPKLGKTGYSIPQAIAELVDNAIDARIEGYPLLVAVKIGKHGISVADNGTGMGRDDIHKAMILGMSSKRNMLGEFGLGLKTSCTALGRRFKVMSSRLGDPHAYSVFYDEDDWVSAGSSWQMELETELADPGGHYTIVEISKLYKYYAGVVDVVQRDLQQRFAPFINDGTVELRVNKRKCKPEEFDLLEDTRIEFEIADASGNRIYGWYGLLKQGSNKGLYGFHTYRLGRMITTFDKMAIGEHPTISRIIGEVHLDHLQPTHNKREWEKTAEYDAAVDALRIEVQDLLRQARQRASSDSITKAVRNELERWKDSIARALMARELKPFTSPVHTLSEYERSESDEAQEQIEVEQRERSENPEPSAPRTQPTESSRERVPRVTHQKPRHAVKVKGKSVDFDHEFAPLGEKEAWYQWSFSAEEGLAIYTNTEFPAYFTTKDKAFYATLHIAESIAELLIQEAGVAADEFDDIRQLIMRKAAAVKDQWIEEEAETEPKPTDSADGPEVDSHGNPEA; this comes from the coding sequence GTGTCGAAGAGCGTCGAGGTCATAGACATCACTCCGCATCAGACCCTGATGCCGAAGCTTGGCAAGACGGGCTACTCAATCCCTCAAGCGATCGCTGAGCTTGTGGACAATGCTATCGACGCTCGGATCGAGGGGTACCCGCTCCTTGTTGCCGTCAAGATAGGCAAGCACGGGATCTCAGTCGCGGACAACGGCACCGGCATGGGGCGTGACGACATTCACAAGGCGATGATCCTCGGTATGTCGTCGAAGAGGAACATGCTTGGTGAATTCGGTCTCGGGTTGAAGACATCGTGCACGGCCCTCGGTAGGCGGTTCAAGGTGATGTCGTCGCGGCTCGGTGACCCGCACGCCTACTCCGTGTTCTATGACGAGGACGACTGGGTGAGCGCGGGGAGCTCGTGGCAGATGGAGCTCGAGACCGAGCTGGCCGACCCCGGAGGCCACTACACGATCGTGGAGATCTCCAAGCTGTACAAGTACTACGCCGGCGTTGTGGATGTGGTGCAACGCGACCTGCAGCAGCGATTCGCGCCGTTCATCAACGACGGTACTGTCGAGCTGCGGGTTAACAAGCGCAAGTGCAAGCCAGAGGAGTTCGATCTGCTCGAGGATACGCGCATTGAGTTCGAAATCGCGGACGCGTCGGGCAACCGGATCTACGGCTGGTATGGACTCCTGAAGCAAGGTTCTAACAAAGGACTCTACGGATTCCACACCTATCGGCTCGGCCGGATGATCACCACCTTCGACAAGATGGCAATCGGTGAGCACCCGACGATTTCCCGAATCATCGGCGAGGTGCATCTGGACCACTTGCAGCCGACGCACAACAAGCGGGAGTGGGAGAAGACCGCGGAGTACGATGCTGCTGTTGACGCGCTGCGAATCGAGGTGCAGGACCTCCTGCGGCAGGCCCGTCAGCGTGCTTCGTCGGACAGCATCACCAAGGCGGTACGCAACGAACTTGAGCGCTGGAAGGATTCGATCGCACGGGCGCTGATGGCCCGAGAGCTGAAGCCCTTCACGTCCCCCGTGCACACCCTGAGCGAGTACGAGCGCTCTGAAAGCGACGAGGCGCAGGAGCAAATCGAGGTCGAGCAAAGGGAGAGGTCCGAGAATCCTGAGCCGTCGGCTCCCCGCACCCAACCGACGGAGTCGAGTCGTGAGAGAGTCCCTCGGGTCACGCACCAGAAACCCCGTCATGCGGTGAAGGTCAAAGGTAAGAGCGTCGACTTCGATCACGAGTTCGCGCCGCTCGGGGAGAAGGAAGCCTGGTATCAGTGGAGTTTCAGCGCCGAAGAAGGGCTCGCAATCTACACCAACACCGAGTTTCCGGCGTACTTCACCACGAAGGACAAGGCGTTCTACGCGACCTTGCACATTGCGGAGAGCATCGCGGAGCTGTTGATCCAAGAGGCCGGTGTCGCCGCAGATGAGTTTGATGACATTCGGCAGCTGATCATGCGCAAGGCGGCCGCAGTGAAGGACCAATGGATAGAGGAAGAGGCGGAAACGGAGCCCAAGCCCACCGATTCTGCGGATGGGCCGGAGGTGGACTCGCATGGCAA
- a CDS encoding PC4/YdbC family ssDNA-binding protein, with the protein MEPTEVELLHTARIDDEFELCFTTYSLGKRRLGSARIFRNNHKYCGPTKSGIDMPRYQVDALIPVLRRLSDELERGLCAPPCEYASLDAGRTANWLVQVLVHDTRPDGQFLDVRKFVTSDNYTGPTRKGIRLTVDHIDQLADGLEHVSVSLHSWREGLSGLFAPAKPEYEQSEPPADPGRGVPDHLKGYF; encoded by the coding sequence ATGGAGCCAACCGAAGTCGAGCTACTTCATACGGCACGTATCGATGACGAGTTCGAGTTGTGCTTCACAACATACTCGCTCGGCAAGCGTCGGCTTGGGTCTGCCCGGATCTTCCGCAACAACCACAAGTACTGCGGCCCGACCAAGTCGGGGATCGACATGCCTCGGTATCAGGTTGACGCATTGATTCCCGTTCTCAGGCGGTTGTCTGATGAGCTGGAGCGCGGTCTGTGCGCTCCGCCCTGTGAGTACGCCTCTCTTGATGCCGGGCGTACGGCGAACTGGCTGGTCCAGGTGCTGGTGCATGATACGCGGCCCGACGGGCAATTCCTGGACGTGCGCAAGTTCGTCACCAGCGACAACTACACCGGTCCGACTCGCAAAGGCATACGGCTCACTGTCGACCACATCGACCAGCTGGCCGACGGACTCGAGCATGTCAGTGTGTCGTTGCATAGTTGGCGCGAGGGACTAAGCGGGCTCTTTGCGCCGGCCAAGCCTGAGTATGAGCAATCGGAGCCACCCGCTGACCCTGGTAGGGGTGTGCCAGACCACCTGAAGGGTTACTTCTGA
- a CDS encoding DEAD/DEAH box helicase family protein produces MTRTIEDILVPKPQARPRIYAYTIHDEAHAGLLKVGQTTRDVKQRIADQLKTAAIKNFTIELDESAERDDGTVFTDHEVRAALVRKGFENVDLEWMRCTVADVQTVLAELRTGQKFAGTHHQTFAMRREQAEAVEKTHAYFHSIWAEDMHAVPRFLWNAKMRFGKTFTTYQLAKKLGARRVLVVTFKPAVEDAWQTDLETHTDFNGWRYMSRHSDMDPTKISRRTPLVYFGSFQDLLGRDEAGNIKAKNEWLHKVEWDLVVFDEYHFGAWRETAKELFEGEDDAVAKKEAKLEYTASLEEMNQDLSELSEKETEFLPITTKAYLYLSGTPFKALATGEFIEEQIFNWTYTDEQRAKEQFAAAHLGAWNPYSALPQMRLLTYQMPDELLAIASAGEFDEFDLNAFFTATGTGKNAQFQHKSDVQKWLDIIRGSYAPHRIENLKSGTRPPWPYSDDRLLPYMQHSFWFLPDVAACHAMANLLAEKHNTFWHDYAVVVAAGASAGIGLEALPPVRSAIGSGFETKTITLSCGKLTTGVTVPQWYSILMLRNLTSPETYFQAAFRVQSPWSIRNPNGDDPNEEEILKPVCFVFDFAPTRALRQLSEYGLGLSPGESNPENAVKDLISFLPVLAYDGANMMQIDAGSILDIAMAGTSGTLLARKWESALLVNVDNDTLRRILDDPEALAAVERIEGWRALGDNVIETIINKSEKITELKNKAKESGLTAKEKRELTAEEKEFKSQRKLVQEKLIKFATRIPAFMYLTDFRENTLQDVITKLEPDLFLAVTGLTVKDFHLLVRLRVFNTERMNQAVFAFRRYEDASLRYTGIDSHPGLTHYGLYDTVVAREEAGVYG; encoded by the coding sequence ATGACCAGGACGATCGAGGACATTCTCGTACCCAAGCCGCAGGCGCGTCCGCGGATCTACGCTTACACCATCCACGATGAGGCCCATGCCGGTCTTCTCAAAGTCGGCCAGACCACCCGCGATGTGAAGCAGCGCATCGCCGACCAGCTGAAGACAGCCGCCATCAAGAACTTCACTATTGAGCTAGATGAATCCGCTGAACGTGACGATGGGACCGTGTTCACCGACCACGAGGTGCGCGCAGCGCTTGTTCGAAAGGGTTTCGAGAACGTCGACCTGGAGTGGATGCGCTGCACGGTTGCTGATGTGCAGACCGTGCTGGCTGAGCTGCGCACCGGCCAGAAGTTCGCGGGTACCCATCACCAGACCTTTGCCATGCGCCGCGAACAGGCCGAGGCCGTGGAGAAGACGCACGCCTACTTCCACTCGATATGGGCTGAGGACATGCACGCTGTTCCACGTTTTTTGTGGAACGCGAAGATGCGCTTTGGCAAGACGTTCACGACGTACCAGCTGGCCAAGAAGCTCGGGGCGCGCCGCGTCCTGGTGGTGACATTCAAGCCGGCGGTCGAGGACGCGTGGCAGACAGACCTCGAGACCCACACGGACTTCAACGGGTGGCGGTACATGTCCCGTCACTCCGATATGGACCCCACCAAGATTAGTCGCAGGACGCCGCTTGTCTACTTCGGCTCCTTCCAGGACCTTCTGGGCCGCGATGAGGCCGGCAACATCAAGGCGAAGAACGAATGGCTGCACAAGGTTGAGTGGGACCTCGTGGTCTTTGATGAGTACCACTTCGGCGCATGGCGAGAGACCGCCAAGGAGCTCTTCGAGGGCGAGGATGACGCGGTAGCCAAGAAGGAGGCCAAGCTCGAGTACACCGCCAGCCTGGAGGAGATGAACCAGGACCTGAGCGAGCTTTCCGAGAAGGAGACGGAGTTCCTTCCCATCACGACCAAGGCATACCTTTACTTGTCAGGCACGCCTTTCAAGGCACTGGCTACGGGCGAGTTCATCGAGGAGCAGATTTTCAACTGGACATACACCGATGAGCAGCGCGCGAAGGAGCAGTTCGCAGCGGCGCACCTTGGTGCATGGAATCCCTATAGTGCGCTGCCACAGATGCGTCTGCTCACGTACCAGATGCCTGATGAGCTGCTGGCGATAGCCAGCGCAGGGGAGTTCGATGAGTTCGACCTGAACGCGTTCTTCACTGCGACGGGAACGGGCAAGAATGCGCAGTTCCAGCACAAGAGTGACGTGCAGAAGTGGCTGGATATCATCCGCGGTTCATACGCGCCGCACAGGATCGAGAACCTCAAGTCCGGCACGCGGCCACCCTGGCCGTATTCGGATGATCGGTTGCTGCCCTATATGCAGCACTCGTTCTGGTTCCTGCCTGATGTCGCTGCGTGTCACGCGATGGCGAACCTGCTCGCGGAGAAGCACAACACGTTCTGGCACGACTACGCAGTGGTGGTCGCAGCCGGCGCGTCCGCTGGTATCGGCCTTGAGGCGTTGCCGCCGGTCCGTTCAGCGATCGGAAGCGGGTTCGAGACGAAGACCATCACGCTGTCCTGCGGGAAGCTCACGACGGGCGTGACCGTGCCGCAGTGGTACTCGATACTGATGCTACGCAACCTCACCTCGCCGGAGACCTACTTCCAGGCCGCATTCCGGGTGCAGTCGCCGTGGTCGATCCGCAATCCCAACGGAGACGACCCGAACGAGGAGGAGATCCTCAAGCCGGTCTGCTTCGTGTTCGACTTCGCGCCCACGCGCGCTCTTCGGCAGCTCTCAGAGTACGGACTAGGGCTCTCACCCGGCGAATCCAACCCGGAGAACGCCGTCAAGGACCTGATCTCATTCCTGCCGGTGCTCGCCTACGACGGCGCCAACATGATGCAGATCGATGCGGGTAGCATCCTCGACATCGCCATGGCCGGTACCTCGGGAACGCTGCTGGCTCGGAAGTGGGAGTCTGCGTTGCTGGTGAATGTCGACAACGACACCCTGCGCCGGATCCTGGACGACCCCGAAGCGCTTGCTGCCGTGGAGCGCATCGAGGGTTGGCGCGCGCTCGGCGACAACGTCATCGAGACCATCATCAACAAGAGCGAGAAGATCACAGAACTCAAGAACAAGGCGAAGGAGAGCGGTCTCACCGCGAAGGAGAAGCGTGAGCTTACCGCGGAGGAGAAGGAGTTCAAGTCGCAGAGGAAGCTGGTCCAGGAGAAGCTGATCAAGTTCGCTACGCGGATTCCCGCTTTCATGTATCTGACGGACTTCCGCGAGAACACCCTCCAAGATGTCATCACCAAGCTCGAGCCCGACCTGTTCCTCGCTGTCACCGGCCTTACGGTGAAGGACTTCCACCTGCTCGTGAGACTGCGTGTGTTCAACACAGAACGGATGAACCAGGCTGTGTTCGCATTCCGACGGTACGAGGATGCGTCCCTGCGGTACACGGGGATCGACAGTCATCCCGGGCTCACGCACTACGGCCTGTACGATACCGTGGTGGCACGAGAAGAGGCGGGCGTGTACGGGTAG
- a CDS encoding Eco57I restriction-modification methylase domain-containing protein — protein sequence MNGQANLSLRGRNPDVLTCIANLSNDEVFTPPELANRMLDTLANAWMADNNGADIWSDPSVRFLDPVTKSGVFLREITSRLNRGLADQIPDLQERVDHILTKQVFGIGITQLTSLLARRSLYCSKHAQGEHSVVTSFSSDHGNIWFERTEHTWVDGRCRYCGASKKTLARGDQLETHAYALIHADDTKARVAELFGGDMQFDVIIGNPPYQLDDGGYGTSAAPIYQLFVDQAKALEPRYLSMVIPARWFAGGKGLDEFRESMLSDNRLRSIDDHLSASDVFPGVGLKGGVCYFLWDRDNPGPCTVSTHFKDWPVSTSTRALLEPGADVFIRFNEGLSILKKVVAAESGQSDSISLPEGKRFDQLVSSSKPFGLRTFFQGKSTKSPDDLLVHQNGGIGYADRSSITAGTNLIDKWKVYVGAAAPGTGNRDTYPHRVLSTPFVGEPGTVSSETYLCIGPFDTRAEAESALSYLTCRLTRLLVLLHKPSQHTSRKVYTFVPTQEWTRVWTDKDLYEKYSISEDEIAFIEKLVRPMDFQRSLEE from the coding sequence ATGAACGGTCAGGCGAACCTCTCACTCCGCGGTCGCAATCCCGATGTGCTTACGTGCATTGCGAACCTCTCGAATGATGAGGTCTTCACTCCTCCCGAGCTCGCTAACAGGATGCTCGACACTCTCGCCAATGCATGGATGGCCGACAACAACGGGGCAGACATCTGGTCGGACCCGTCGGTCAGGTTCCTTGACCCGGTCACGAAATCCGGGGTCTTCCTCCGTGAGATCACAAGCCGCCTCAATAGGGGTCTTGCCGACCAGATTCCCGACCTTCAGGAGCGCGTCGACCACATCCTGACCAAGCAGGTGTTCGGGATCGGGATCACGCAGCTCACCAGCCTGCTTGCGCGCAGGAGCTTGTACTGCTCGAAGCACGCCCAGGGCGAGCACTCCGTCGTCACGTCGTTCTCGAGCGACCACGGCAACATCTGGTTCGAGCGCACCGAGCACACCTGGGTCGACGGCCGCTGTCGATACTGCGGCGCCAGTAAGAAGACTCTGGCGCGAGGCGATCAGCTTGAGACTCATGCCTATGCGCTTATCCACGCCGACGACACGAAGGCCCGGGTGGCCGAACTCTTTGGAGGAGACATGCAGTTCGATGTGATTATCGGCAACCCGCCGTACCAGCTGGATGACGGTGGCTACGGCACCAGCGCAGCACCGATCTATCAGCTGTTCGTTGACCAAGCGAAGGCGCTTGAGCCGCGGTATCTGTCCATGGTCATACCCGCGCGTTGGTTCGCCGGTGGCAAGGGCCTCGATGAGTTCAGGGAATCGATGCTCTCCGATAATCGCCTGCGGTCCATCGACGATCACCTCAGTGCGTCGGATGTCTTTCCGGGCGTCGGGCTCAAGGGCGGCGTGTGTTACTTCCTCTGGGACCGCGACAACCCCGGACCCTGTACCGTTTCCACGCACTTCAAGGACTGGCCGGTCTCTACCAGCACTCGTGCGCTGCTCGAGCCCGGCGCGGATGTGTTCATCCGCTTCAACGAGGGGCTCTCCATCCTCAAGAAGGTTGTCGCGGCGGAGAGCGGACAATCAGATTCGATATCCCTTCCCGAGGGCAAGCGCTTTGACCAGCTGGTCAGCTCGAGCAAGCCCTTCGGACTCCGCACGTTCTTTCAGGGCAAGTCAACCAAGTCACCCGACGACCTTCTCGTTCATCAGAACGGTGGAATCGGGTATGCCGACCGATCCTCGATCACCGCGGGTACTAACTTGATTGACAAGTGGAAGGTCTATGTCGGCGCCGCTGCGCCCGGGACCGGCAACAGGGATACCTATCCGCACAGGGTGCTAAGCACTCCATTCGTCGGAGAGCCTGGCACCGTGTCTTCGGAGACCTACCTCTGCATTGGGCCGTTCGATACTCGGGCAGAGGCCGAAAGTGCCCTGTCGTATCTCACGTGCCGACTGACCCGCCTCCTCGTACTCCTGCATAAGCCCTCTCAGCACACGAGCCGCAAGGTCTACACCTTCGTGCCGACTCAGGAATGGACGAGGGTGTGGACTGACAAGGATCTCTACGAGAAATACAGCATCTCTGAAGACGAGATTGCCTTCATCGAGAAGCTCGTGCGTCCGATGGACTTCCAGCGGAGTCTCGAAGAATGA
- a CDS encoding DNA methyltransferase, with the protein MSLIKSQQRVVDHGEVFTPAWLVDAMLDLVQGETERIDSRFLEPACGSGNFLVRILQRKLAAVELKFEKSDFDKRHFTLLALMCCYGIELLEDNVAECRANMLEVLSDYLRLEESEDLHRAASYVLSLNLVRGNALTMRTSDDQAITFAEWGYLGKGRFQRRDFRLDALTQMAALHAEGSLFSQLEKHEILTPTKTYPPMTVRELAEVGTSDTFGRAE; encoded by the coding sequence ATGAGCCTGATCAAGTCACAACAGCGCGTCGTCGACCACGGGGAGGTCTTCACGCCCGCGTGGCTGGTCGATGCGATGCTCGATCTCGTGCAAGGCGAGACTGAGCGGATCGACTCGCGCTTCTTGGAGCCAGCGTGCGGGAGTGGCAACTTCCTCGTCCGGATTCTACAGCGCAAGCTCGCCGCCGTGGAGCTGAAGTTCGAGAAGTCCGACTTCGACAAGCGCCACTTCACCCTACTCGCCCTGATGTGTTGCTACGGCATCGAGCTTCTCGAAGACAACGTCGCCGAATGTCGCGCGAACATGCTCGAGGTCCTGTCCGATTACCTGCGGCTCGAAGAATCGGAAGACCTGCACCGCGCCGCCTCCTACGTGCTCTCGCTGAACCTGGTTCGTGGCAACGCGCTCACGATGCGCACCAGCGACGACCAGGCCATTACCTTCGCGGAGTGGGGCTACCTGGGCAAAGGTAGGTTCCAGCGGCGTGACTTCCGGCTAGACGCCCTCACCCAGATGGCTGCGCTCCACGCTGAGGGGTCGCTCTTCTCTCAGCTCGAGAAGCACGAGATCCTCACGCCGACCAAGACCTACCCACCAATGACGGTGCGTGAGCTGGCCGAGGTGGGCACCAGCGATACGTTTGGGAGGGCGGAATGA